In Cynocephalus volans isolate mCynVol1 chromosome 3, mCynVol1.pri, whole genome shotgun sequence, one DNA window encodes the following:
- the LOC134373020 gene encoding zinc finger protein 260-like, whose protein sequence is MTELQGLLTFNDVAIDFTWEEWKLLDPVQKNLYQDVMLENYSNLMSLGYQAMKPEAVIQLEKGEQGTVEREFPSQCSPEVIWQVYDWYREDFERDEPVERDRKNNTLGKIFSLSNFVPFRETPCKCDSRGLSLKQNSDSNFPRKNHAEMNSDELNAHEESVFCTEHENSHPPGQYYERNLYVKAFSMATNFKRRHRIHTERKPYECSECPKSFRYKSKLTIHQRTHTGEKPYRCSECQRAFSTKCHLTLHQRTHTGEKPYGCTECQKAFRTKYHLILHHRIHTGEKPYECEECGKAYREKTKLRLHYRTHTGEKPFECSDCGKGFMQKSNLIIHQRIHTGDKPYGCRECEKAFCSKSQLVVHQRIHTGEKSYECKECGKAFNKNSHLITHQRVHTGEKPYECSECGKAFIHISQLIVHQRDHTGRKAYECKECGKTFNKKSHFITHQRIHTGEKPYECSECGKAFIDNSQLVVHRRIHTGEKPYECRECRKAFNKKSSLITHQRIHTGEKPYECSECGKAFIDKSHLIVHHRTHTGEKPYECSECGKAFIRKAMLIVHQRTHTGEKPFVCLECQKAFSSMAMLSRHQLIHTGEKPHGCNECGKAFRQKSHLIIHRRCHTGEKPYGCIPCGQIFNQKSQLIRHQRHHKGEKAY, encoded by the exons ATGACTGAGCTGCAG GGCTTATTGACATTCAATGATGTGGCCATTGAtttcacctgggaggagtggaAGCTATTAGACCCTGTTCAGAAGAACCTTTACCAGGATGTAATGTTGGAAAATTATAGCAACTTAATGTCATTGG GTTATCAAGCTATGAAGCCAGAAGCAGTGATCCAGTTGGAGAAAGGAGAACAAGGAACAGTAGAGAGGGAATTCCCAAGTCAGTGCAGTCCAG aagtAATTTGGCAAGTTTATGATTGGTATCGGGAAGATTTTGAGAGAGATGAACCTGTGGAGAGAGATCGTAAAAATAATacattgggaaaaatattttctctgagcaACTTTGTTCCATTCAGAGAAACACCCTGTAAATGTGACTCAAGAGGATTAAGTTTGAAACAAAATTCAGATTCAAATTTTCCGAGGAAAAACCATGCAGAAATGAACTCTGATGAATTAAATGCTCATGAGGAATCAGTTTTCTGTACTGAACATGAAAACTCCCACCCTCCAGGCCAGTACTATGAACGTAATTTATATGTAAAGGCTTTCAGCATGGCGACAAATTTTAAAAGACGTCACAGAATTCACACAGAAAGGAAACCTTATGAGTGCAGTGAATGTCCAAAATCCTTTCGATATAAGTCAAAGCTTACCATACACCAGAGAACTCATACAGGAGAGAAGCCGTACAGATGCAGTGAATGTCAGAGAGCATTCAGTACAAAATGTCATCTCACTCTGCaccagagaactcacacaggagagaaaccgtATGGATGCACTGAGTGTCAGAAAGCCTTCAGAACAAAGTATCATCTCATCCTACACCACAGGATTCATacaggagagaagccctatgaatgtgaagaatgtggaaaagcttacCGGGAGAAGACAAAGCTCAGATTACATTACAGAAcacatacaggagagaaacctttTGAGTGTAGTGATTGTGGAAAAGGTTTTATGCAGAAGTCAAATCTGATTATCCATCAAAGAATTCATACAGGAGATAAACCCTATGGATGTAGAGAATGTGAAAAAGCCTTCTGTAGTAAGTCTCAGCTTGTTGTTCACCAGCGAATTCATACAGGAGAAAAATCCtatgaatgcaaagaatgtgggaaagcctttaatAAAAACTCACACCTCATAACACATCAGAGAGTTCATACAGGAGAGAAGCCTTATGAatgcagtgaatgtggaaaagcttttataCACATATCACAGCTCATTGTACATCAAAGAGATCATACAGGAAGAAAAGCTTATGAATGCAAggagtgtggaaaaacctttaaTAAAAAGTCACACTTCATAACACACCAAAgaattcatacaggagagaagccttatgaatgcagtgaatgtggaaaagcttttataGACAATTCGCAGCTTGTCGTTCATCGAAgaattcatacaggagagaaaccttatgaatgcaGGGAATGTAGGAAAGCCTTTAATAAAAAGTCATCCCTCATaacacatcagagaattcatacaggagagaagCCTTATGAATGCAGTGAATGTGGAAAGGCTTTCATAGACAAGTCACATCTCATTGTCCACCACAGAACTCATacaggagagaagccctatgaatgtagtGAGTGTGGAAAAGCTTTCATACGAAAGGCAATGCTCATTGTACATCAGCGAACACATACAGGAGAGAAGCCCTTTGTTTGTCTTGAATGTCAAAAAGCCTTTAGCAGTATGGCAATGCTTAGTAGGCATCAGCTgattcacacaggagagaaaccccaTGGATgcaatgaatgtggaaaagccttccgCCAAAAAAGTCATCTTATTATCCATCGACGGTGCCATACTGGAGAAAAGCCCTATGGATGCATTCCATGTGGTCAGATCTTCAACCAGAAGTCACAGCTCATTAGACATCAGAGACATCACAAAGGAGAGAAAGCATATTAA